The nucleotide window GTGCCCCCCTTACCCACGGAGATGCAGTGGAACTGCCGGGGGTCGGGCAGCGGGTAGGCGCCCTGGTAGAGCGCCGGTGCGTGCCCGACGCTGACGGCGGAGACGGAGTGCTGCTGGCGGGCCAGGGGCGAGTGGCAGTACTGGGAGCCGAAGGGGGGGAAGGAGGCCTTGATGAGGGGGatggcgggcggcggcgggtgcaGCTGGGAGGCGGTGACACAGAGCGGGCAGACGCAGAGCAGCCCGGCCTTGCGAGCGTGGCAGGCGCCggccggcagcgcgggcagcgggTGCGAGGGGTGCACGGCGTAGGGgaagagcggcggcggcgggctgccCTCCCCCTTCTTCTCGCCCGCCTCCCGCAGCACCAGCGAGTCCACCAGGAAGGAGCGCGGCATggccccgcgcagcgcccgcgCCGCACCCGCGCAGCGCCCGCGCAGCACCCGCGCAGCACCCGCGCAGCGCCGCTGGCCAGCCCGAGTGGTGCTGaacggcgcccgcccgcccgctttAAATAGCGCCCGCGCCATGTGATGGCGGCGCCGGGGCGCTCAATAGGCTTTCTGTGCCTCTTCTCTTGGCATTCACGCCGCACGCTCCCTCATTATTTCCCTTGTTAACTAAATGAACTGCATAATGTACTCTATTCTTGTCGACCCCACCCACGCCGTAGCAGGCggcctctcccctcctctccctttggCGGGGTTATTTTCTCATTCTCTCGCgatttaatattcttttctttctctttatagCTCTCCTTCGCTTTCAGCGCAGCTTTCAGTCCGCTCCCCCTTGTTTATTTTGCCGGCTGCAGCCGCGGTCTCCGCCGGCGCCAgcttcccctgccagccccccggCGCCTTTCCCACCTGTGGCACCAGGtcggccccccagccccgccggcccctcTCTCGCCCCTCGCCGCCGGGCTGCCTGGTCCCCGTtaccgcgcccgccgccggccccagccccgcgtCTTTGTTCCCAGCCCGGTGCCGGGACGCGCCGCTTATCGCCGTCTCCGCCGTCGGGCGAAAACCCCCGGCCGCCGAGATGTACCAGCCCGGTCCTCCACCGGCAGAGGCGTCCGCCCGGTCCCTGCGTGGGCGTGGGCGCCGGGGCGCGGATAACGGCCACGGAGCGCCGCAGGCAGCGCGGGGTGCACGGGTATAGAAACCCCGACACGCAGAACGCCGCTCCGTGCCGGCGGTGCCCACGGCGAGCGCCTGAGCGGAGGGAGAAGAGGCGCTCGGGGCGCCCCGCACCTCTTTATACCGGCCCCTCTGCCCGGTTTTAGCGGTAACACCCGGCATCGCACCGTCGCGCTCCACGTGCGCCGGCCCCGgtcccagccccggccccggccccgcaccgccgcTCCGCGCCACGCACGAGTGCGCCGGGAAGTCCCTGGGGCTGCGGGGACCGACGGCGAAACGGCTTATTTCTCCCCTACAATGAGATTGAGCTTAAACACCCCGGCGGTGTCTGGATTTCTTAGCACAGGGATCTGCAAAACTTCCCGCCGCGTCCAAAGCGAATTTCTGCGCGTTCGTCTGAGCTAACGCGCACCGGCGCTTCCCCGCGCAGCGGCACGCCGTCAGCGCAGGAGCTCTCGGCGCTGGGCTCCCGGGAGCTTGTTGATTTTGTAGGTGAATAAGGAATGctaacaaataaggaaaaaaaaaaaattcctcgggatacattttcttccctgattTTCCCGTTTAATATACGGGAAAAAAAGACAAACGCACCCGCCGACTCCCGTCAACATGTGGGGAGATTTCTCCCTACAGTAACCTGCCCGCCTCAAAACCGAATGcacttttttaaatgaagggaaggaaaagcctCGAAAGCAGTGTACTCCCGTGCCTCTGGCTTGTGCGGAGGCTGGTTTTGCCTGCAGTCGCATTTCTCGCTGAAATCTATGGGAGTTTTGCCGAGATAGTGCTGATGCCCTAGCCTAGAAACGTGCATATGTGCACAAATAAATGGCGAAAAATACAGAGCGAACAAAAACGAATGCTAGGTAAAAACTCAGTCCCGCAATGATTTAGAAAGGCTTTCCAAGCGTCCTTTCCCTGAAAGCGTTAATGGGCtttggattgttttgttttgttttgtttttaaggaactggcaatttaaaacattttccgCAGGAGCTGGCGCCCGGGAAGGGGCATCTCTCCCCGCTGAGAAGTGGCCAGCCACCGAGGGGGGGTCATTCAGCCTCAGCCCGAGGGATTCCCGCTGCCCAGGGGCTGAACCCCAGGGCTGCGAGCCGCAGGGAGGCAAAGGGTTAACAGCTCC belongs to Strix uralensis isolate ZFMK-TIS-50842 chromosome 2, bStrUra1, whole genome shotgun sequence and includes:
- the GSX1 gene encoding GS homeobox 1 — translated: MPRSFLVDSLVLREAGEKKGEGSPPPPLFPYAVHPSHPLPALPAGACHARKAGLLCVCPLCVTASQLHPPPPAIPLIKASFPPFGSQYCHSPLARQQHSVSAVSVGHAPALYQGAYPLPDPRQFHCISVDSTSSQLPSSKRMRTAFTSTQLLELEREFASNMYLSRLRRIEIATYLNLSEKQVKIWFQNRRVKHKKEGKSSSHRGGGGGHSCKCSSLSTTKCSEDDEDLRMSPSSSGKDDRGLAVTP